A part of Kitasatospora acidiphila genomic DNA contains:
- the pstA gene encoding phosphate ABC transporter permease PstA: protein MSTATTVSDRTPVPQLNGRLTAARLPRWAPAGVAVLSIALGCGIGAGAGLASHIQWGLIAALLFVALSFSLSAKVEGVRQAKDRLATSLIWVAFILAVVPLISLLVYTVQQGAGVVDGNFLSHSMRGVLQSGPGGGIYHALLGTLQQVGLATAIAAPIGLLTAVYLVEYGRGRLAKAVTFFVDVMTGVPSIVAGLFILSVWNLGLGFDYSGFSGSLALSILMMPVVVRSTEEMLRLVPNELREASYALGVPKWKTIMRVVIPTAIGGITTGVMLAVARITGETAPVMMLVFVSDSINPDPFNGPQMNLPVYIWQQYTQVNNSFGYARAWGAALVLIAFVMALNLVARGIARWRSPKTGH, encoded by the coding sequence ATGAGCACCGCGACCACCGTTTCGGACCGTACCCCGGTCCCGCAGCTCAACGGCCGGCTCACCGCCGCCCGGCTGCCCCGCTGGGCCCCGGCCGGCGTGGCCGTGCTGTCCATCGCACTCGGCTGCGGGATCGGCGCCGGAGCCGGTCTGGCCAGCCACATCCAGTGGGGCCTGATCGCCGCGCTGCTCTTCGTGGCGCTGAGCTTCTCCCTCTCGGCCAAGGTCGAGGGCGTCCGGCAGGCCAAGGACCGGCTGGCCACCTCGCTGATCTGGGTCGCCTTCATCCTGGCCGTGGTGCCGCTGATCTCGCTGCTGGTCTACACCGTGCAGCAGGGCGCCGGCGTGGTGGACGGCAACTTCCTCAGCCACTCGATGCGCGGCGTGCTCCAGTCCGGCCCGGGCGGCGGCATCTACCACGCGCTGCTCGGCACCCTGCAGCAGGTCGGCCTGGCCACCGCGATCGCCGCGCCGATCGGTCTGCTCACCGCCGTCTACCTGGTCGAGTACGGCCGCGGCCGACTGGCCAAGGCGGTCACCTTCTTCGTCGACGTCATGACGGGTGTCCCGTCGATCGTCGCCGGTCTGTTCATCCTCTCCGTCTGGAACCTGGGTCTCGGGTTCGACTACTCCGGCTTCTCGGGCAGCCTGGCGCTGTCCATCCTGATGATGCCGGTGGTGGTCCGCTCCACCGAGGAGATGCTGCGGCTCGTGCCCAACGAGCTGCGCGAGGCCTCCTACGCGCTGGGCGTGCCGAAGTGGAAGACCATCATGCGGGTCGTCATCCCGACCGCGATCGGCGGCATCACCACCGGTGTGATGCTGGCCGTGGCCCGGATCACGGGTGAGACGGCGCCGGTGATGATGCTGGTCTTCGTCTCGGACTCGATCAACCCGGATCCGTTCAACGGTCCGCAGATGAACCTCCCGGTCTACATCTGGCAGCAGTACACCCAGGTCAACAACAGCTTCGGGTACGCCCGGGCCTGGGGTGCGGCACTGGTCCTGATCGCCTTCGTGATGGCGCTCAACCTGGTTGCCCGCGGCATCGCCCGCTGGCGCTCGCCCAAGACCGGCCACTGA
- the pstS gene encoding phosphate ABC transporter substrate-binding protein PstS — MKLQRNGRSKALAIGAVALVSSLSLAACGSDNNNSTGGATASGGASSAAAIACASKQANLLAAGSTAQGNAIDVWKNAYGNACSGTTLNYNGVGSGAGVAQFNQGKVAFAGTDFALKPTDIDASKAVCQGGQAIDLPMVAGLVSIVFNVDGVSHLTLDGSTTAKIFNSEITKWNDPAIAALNPGVTLPATDITTFHRSDDSGTTYNLTSYFGKASNGAWTAAPSKTWQGHGGQSAAGSAGVSSQVKATKGSIGYVELSYAQINGLNSASINTGASKPVDPTAANAAITLGSSTVVGTGNDLALQLDYGTKAENAYPIVLVTYEVACDKGNKADTLDSLKSFLTYAASDTGQQAISSKGYVPMPAAVGTKVKAAITSLS; from the coding sequence GTGAAGCTCCAGCGGAACGGCCGCTCCAAGGCCCTCGCGATCGGTGCCGTGGCGCTCGTCAGCTCGCTGTCGCTCGCGGCCTGCGGCTCGGACAACAACAACTCCACCGGCGGCGCGACCGCCAGCGGTGGCGCCAGCTCGGCGGCCGCGATCGCGTGTGCGAGCAAGCAGGCCAACCTGCTGGCCGCCGGGTCGACCGCGCAGGGCAACGCCATCGACGTGTGGAAGAACGCCTACGGCAACGCCTGCTCCGGCACCACGCTGAACTACAACGGTGTCGGCTCCGGCGCGGGTGTCGCGCAGTTCAACCAGGGCAAGGTCGCCTTCGCCGGCACCGACTTCGCGCTCAAGCCGACCGACATCGACGCCTCCAAGGCGGTCTGCCAGGGCGGTCAGGCGATCGACCTGCCGATGGTCGCCGGTCTGGTCTCGATCGTCTTCAACGTGGACGGTGTCAGCCACCTCACGCTGGACGGCTCGACCACCGCGAAGATCTTCAACTCGGAGATCACCAAGTGGAACGACCCGGCGATCGCCGCGCTGAACCCGGGCGTCACCCTGCCGGCGACCGACATCACCACGTTCCACCGCTCGGACGACTCCGGCACCACCTACAACCTGACTTCGTACTTCGGCAAGGCCTCGAACGGCGCCTGGACCGCCGCGCCGAGCAAGACCTGGCAGGGCCACGGCGGCCAGTCGGCCGCGGGTAGCGCGGGTGTCTCCTCGCAGGTCAAGGCCACCAAGGGTTCGATCGGCTACGTCGAGCTCTCCTACGCCCAGATCAACGGCCTGAACAGCGCCTCGATCAACACCGGCGCCAGCAAGCCGGTCGACCCGACCGCCGCCAACGCCGCCATCACGCTGGGCAGCTCCACCGTGGTCGGCACCGGCAACGACCTGGCGCTGCAGTTGGACTACGGCACCAAGGCCGAGAACGCCTACCCGATCGTCCTGGTGACCTACGAGGTCGCCTGCGACAAGGGCAACAAGGCCGACACCCTCGACAGCCTGAAGTCCTTCCTCACCTACGCGGCCAGCGACACCGGCCAGCAGGCGATCTCCAGCAAGGGCTACGTCCCGATGCCGGCGGCCGTCGGCACCAAGGTGAAGGCCGCGATCACCAGCCTCAGCTGA
- the pstB gene encoding phosphate ABC transporter ATP-binding protein PstB encodes MAKRIDVSGLSAFYGGTKAIEDISMTIEPRSVTAFIGPSGCGKSTFLRTLNRMHEVIPGARVEGKVLLDDENLYGPGVDPVAVRRTVGMVFQRPNPFPTMSIYDNVAAGLKLAGVRKKSVLDGIVEQSLKGANLWKEVHNRLNKPGAGLSGGQQQRLCIARAIAVEPQVLLMDEPCSALDPISTLAIEDLIGELKSRFTIVIVTHNMQQAARVSDRTAFFNLAGVGQPGKLIELDDTQRIFSNPSVQATEDYISGRFG; translated from the coding sequence ATGGCGAAGCGCATCGACGTCAGCGGACTGTCGGCCTTCTACGGTGGCACCAAGGCCATCGAGGACATCTCGATGACCATCGAGCCCCGCTCGGTGACCGCCTTCATCGGCCCCTCCGGCTGCGGCAAGTCCACCTTCCTGCGCACCCTGAACCGGATGCACGAGGTGATCCCGGGCGCCCGGGTCGAGGGCAAGGTCCTGCTGGACGACGAGAACCTGTACGGCCCGGGGGTCGACCCGGTGGCGGTGCGCCGCACCGTCGGGATGGTCTTCCAGCGGCCGAACCCGTTCCCGACCATGTCGATCTACGACAACGTGGCGGCCGGCCTGAAGCTCGCCGGGGTCAGGAAGAAGTCGGTGCTGGACGGCATCGTGGAGCAGTCGCTGAAGGGCGCCAACCTCTGGAAGGAGGTCCACAACCGGCTGAACAAGCCGGGTGCCGGCCTCTCCGGCGGTCAGCAGCAGCGTCTGTGCATCGCCCGGGCGATCGCGGTGGAGCCGCAGGTGCTGCTGATGGACGAGCCCTGCTCGGCGCTGGACCCGATCTCCACGCTGGCGATCGAGGACCTGATCGGCGAGCTCAAGTCGCGCTTCACCATCGTGATCGTGACCCACAACATGCAGCAGGCGGCCCGGGTCAGCGACCGCACCGCCTTCTTCAACCTTGCCGGGGTCGGCCAGCCGGGCAAGCTGATCGAGCTGGACGACACCCAGCGGATCTTCTCCAACCCGTCCGTACAGGCGACCGAGGACTACATCTCGGGCCGCTTCGGATAG
- a CDS encoding phosphatase PAP2 family protein: MSTLLADPGDGNPDLELLYTVNGLAKSAPHWLDSLVSWVGEYGILLGLLTLIAIGWLTARRRPDAPVAVAGMLWVPLSVALAELANLPISAIVDRPRPFVSHPDLDVLIAGKAGTHSFVSDHSTMAMGVAVALFLVNRRLGAIAGVLALLQGFCRLYMGVHYPTDVLGGYALAVAVVLLLAPLANVVLVPLCHAVARSAAAPLVTAGPAGAGAGPGPGPGPVTADGGAAAARQAPNCHPPPSPTWLPEPASVPLGPSARLQALQVLRDVPPGLVPGAAGRGEPAAVADREGE; encoded by the coding sequence GTGTCCACGCTGCTGGCCGACCCGGGCGACGGCAACCCCGATCTCGAACTGCTCTACACCGTCAACGGCTTGGCGAAGAGCGCGCCGCACTGGCTGGACTCGCTGGTCTCCTGGGTCGGCGAGTACGGCATCCTGCTCGGCCTGCTGACGCTGATCGCGATCGGCTGGCTGACCGCCCGCCGCCGCCCGGACGCACCGGTGGCGGTGGCCGGAATGCTCTGGGTACCGCTGTCGGTGGCGCTGGCGGAGCTGGCCAACCTGCCGATCTCCGCGATCGTGGACCGGCCCAGACCGTTCGTCAGCCATCCGGACCTGGACGTGCTGATCGCCGGCAAGGCCGGCACCCACTCCTTCGTGAGCGACCACTCGACCATGGCGATGGGCGTGGCCGTGGCGCTCTTCCTGGTCAACCGGCGGCTCGGGGCGATCGCCGGGGTGCTGGCACTGCTGCAGGGCTTCTGCCGGCTCTACATGGGTGTGCACTATCCGACCGACGTGCTGGGCGGCTACGCACTGGCCGTCGCCGTCGTGCTGCTGCTGGCGCCGCTCGCCAATGTGGTGCTGGTGCCGCTCTGCCACGCGGTCGCCCGGAGCGCGGCCGCGCCGCTGGTGACCGCGGGCCCGGCCGGGGCCGGGGCCGGGCCGGGGCCGGGGCCGGGGCCGGTGACGGCCGACGGCGGCGCCGCGGCGGCTCGCCAAGCTCCGAACTGCCACCCGCCTCCGAGTCCGACCTGGCTGCCTGAGCCCGCGTCAGTGCCGCTGGGGCCGTCAGCCCGGCTGCAGGCTCTCCAGGTGCTCCGCGACGTCCCGCCGGGCCTTGTCCCGGGAGCGGCGGGCCGGGGCGAACCAGCCGCAGTTGCAGACCGCGAAGGCGAATGA
- a CDS encoding NUDIX hydrolase, giving the protein MLAAGAVLWTPGEPRADGTLRRPRIALIHRPKYDDWSLPKGKLRRGESPWEAAVREVAEETGLVCRLLAPLPAQHYLANGRPKEVRYWAAVPVSGEFRPNREVDRMKWLKPDKARAKLTHDRDRLLIDALLEQLARRSD; this is encoded by the coding sequence ATCCTGGCGGCGGGCGCGGTGCTGTGGACGCCGGGCGAGCCGCGCGCCGACGGCACGTTGCGCCGGCCCCGGATCGCGTTGATCCACCGCCCCAAGTACGACGACTGGAGCCTGCCGAAGGGCAAGTTGCGGCGCGGTGAGTCACCCTGGGAGGCGGCCGTCCGCGAGGTGGCGGAGGAGACCGGGCTGGTCTGCCGGCTGCTGGCGCCGCTGCCCGCGCAGCACTACCTGGCGAACGGCCGCCCCAAGGAGGTCCGCTACTGGGCGGCGGTGCCGGTCTCCGGGGAGTTCCGGCCGAACCGGGAGGTGGACCGGATGAAGTGGCTGAAGCCGGACAAGGCCAGGGCCAAGCTCACCCATGACCGGGACCGACTGCTGATCGACGCCCTGCTGGAGCAGTTGGCGCGCCGATCTGACTGA
- a CDS encoding metal-sensitive transcriptional regulator, which translates to MTTTEAHGGHGPYGYSKNKADHLKRLRRIEGQARGLQRMVEEDVYCIDILTQVSATTKALQSFALALLEEHLAHCVAAAVEEGGTAVNDKVTEAMAAISRLLRS; encoded by the coding sequence ATGACGACCACCGAGGCCCACGGCGGACACGGCCCGTACGGCTACAGCAAGAACAAGGCGGACCACCTCAAGCGACTGCGCCGGATCGAGGGCCAGGCCCGCGGCCTGCAGCGGATGGTGGAGGAGGACGTCTACTGCATCGACATCCTGACCCAGGTCTCCGCGACCACCAAGGCACTGCAGTCCTTCGCCCTGGCGCTGCTGGAGGAGCACCTCGCGCACTGCGTCGCGGCGGCCGTCGAGGAGGGCGGTACGGCGGTGAACGACAAGGTGACCGAGGCGATGGCGGCGATCAGCCGGCTGCTGCGGAGCTGA
- a CDS encoding DUF47 domain-containing protein, with product MRFSLTPKETSFYDMFAAAAENLVVGSKLLLELLGSDVSARAEIVERMRAAEHAGDDTTHAIFHQLNSSFITPFDREDIYSLASSLDDIMDFMEEAVDLVVLYDIQTLPKGVEQQIEVLARAAELTAGAMPNLRSMSNLTEYWIEVNRLENQADQIHRKLLAHLFSGQYEAIEVLKLKQVVDVLEEAADAFEHVANTVETIAVKES from the coding sequence GTGCGTTTTAGCCTGACCCCGAAGGAGACGAGCTTCTACGACATGTTCGCCGCCGCCGCGGAGAACCTTGTCGTCGGTTCGAAGCTCCTGCTGGAACTGCTGGGCTCAGACGTGTCTGCCCGCGCGGAGATCGTCGAGCGCATGCGCGCCGCCGAACACGCGGGCGACGACACCACCCACGCGATCTTCCACCAGCTGAACTCCTCCTTCATCACCCCGTTCGACCGCGAGGACATCTACAGCCTGGCCTCCTCGCTGGACGACATCATGGACTTCATGGAGGAGGCCGTCGACCTCGTCGTGCTCTACGACATCCAGACCCTCCCCAAGGGTGTGGAGCAGCAGATCGAGGTGCTGGCCCGGGCTGCCGAGCTGACCGCCGGGGCCATGCCCAACCTGCGCAGCATGTCCAACCTGACCGAGTACTGGATCGAGGTCAACCGGCTGGAGAACCAGGCCGACCAGATCCACCGCAAGCTGCTGGCCCACCTGTTCAGCGGCCAGTACGAGGCGATCGAGGTGCTGAAGCTCAAGCAGGTGGTCGACGTCCTTGAGGAGGCGGCGGACGCTTTCGAGCACGTGGCCAACACGGTGGAGACCATCGCCGTCAAGGAGTCCTGA
- the pstC gene encoding phosphate ABC transporter permease subunit PstC has protein sequence MTSAPPDHPGDRTPASDTPPGQPTISLRGTGRLGDRLFRLASSGSGVLLLVIMAAIAGFLLYRSGMALSKDKTNFLTTFEWDPDNILKPSFGIAVLAFGTIVSAAIAMVIAVPVAIGIALFISHYAPRRIAQPFAYLVDLLAAVPSIIYGLWGALYLVPHMAGLNSWLNDYLGWTYIFKVSQHGAPARNLFTVGILLAIMVLPIITAVSREVFRQVPRMHEEAALALGATRWEMVRTAVLPFGRPGIISASMLGLGRALGETIAVATVLSASDKLSFHLLDAGGGTFAQNIALKFGEAGTVGKDALMASGLVLFVITLLVNGAARLIIARRKEYSGANA, from the coding sequence ATGACTTCCGCACCCCCCGATCACCCCGGGGACCGCACCCCAGCGTCCGACACACCACCCGGGCAGCCGACGATCTCCCTGCGGGGCACCGGCCGCCTGGGCGACCGCCTGTTCCGCCTGGCCTCGTCCGGCTCCGGCGTCCTGCTGCTGGTCATCATGGCCGCCATCGCGGGCTTCCTGCTGTACCGCAGCGGGATGGCGCTCAGCAAGGACAAGACGAACTTCCTCACCACCTTCGAGTGGGACCCGGACAACATCCTGAAGCCCAGCTTCGGCATCGCCGTGCTGGCCTTCGGCACGATCGTCAGCGCGGCGATCGCGATGGTGATCGCGGTTCCGGTGGCGATCGGCATCGCGCTGTTCATCTCGCACTACGCGCCGCGCCGGATCGCCCAGCCGTTCGCCTACCTGGTGGACCTGCTGGCCGCCGTGCCCAGCATCATCTACGGCCTGTGGGGCGCGCTCTACCTGGTGCCGCACATGGCCGGCCTGAACAGCTGGCTGAACGACTACCTCGGCTGGACCTACATCTTCAAGGTCAGCCAGCACGGGGCGCCGGCCCGCAACCTGTTCACCGTCGGCATCCTGCTGGCCATCATGGTCCTGCCGATCATCACCGCGGTCAGCCGCGAGGTGTTCCGCCAGGTCCCGCGGATGCACGAGGAGGCGGCACTGGCGCTCGGCGCCACCCGCTGGGAGATGGTCCGCACCGCGGTGCTGCCGTTCGGCCGCCCGGGCATCATCTCGGCCTCCATGCTGGGCCTGGGCCGCGCGCTCGGCGAGACCATCGCGGTGGCCACCGTGCTCTCCGCCAGCGACAAGCTCTCGTTCCACCTGCTGGACGCGGGCGGCGGCACCTTCGCGCAGAACATCGCGCTGAAGTTCGGTGAGGCCGGCACGGTCGGCAAGGACGCGCTGATGGCCTCCGGTCTGGTGCTGTTCGTGATCACCCTGCTGGTGAACGGCGCGGCCCGGCTGATCATCGCCCGCCGCAAGGAGTACTCGGGGGCGAACGCATGA